The stretch of DNA TCAATTGATTTTAATATTATCAATTAGTATGTTGATAATTATATTATTATAATAGTATAATTATCAGGGATTTGTGATGAAGTTTTATTTAAAAGTTATTTGGGATTTATTATCAATTGATAATAAAAACTATATTCATATTGTAATGTTTTACAAAAAATAATAATTTATGCTATAATACTTAAAGTTATAAAAGAATTAATCAAGTTTAAAGAATATAGGGTGAAATAATGAGAAATTTTAAGAAAACTTTAAAGTGGATTCTTGCTATAGTTGGAATAATACTTTTAGGATCTTTAGGTGTATATGGATATAATATGGGTAGGTTAATGTATACTGATTTAGAAGTATTAGAAACTCCTTATTTAAAACAATATTATGTTGTTTTAAAGGAAAATGAAGAAATAGAAGAAACTTTTAAAAAGTATATGGTAGAAAAAAACTGGATATTTATAGATAAGGTTGATAATATAATGATTTTTAAAAAAGGGAATATCCAAAAAGAAGTTCCTATAGATAGTTTAAAAATTATAAAAAAGTATAAATAATAAAAACAAATTAAATAAATTTACATATAAATATATTATCTAAATCATGATAGTATATTTTTTAATTTATAAAACCCTTGAAAATGTAAAATAATAAAGTATAATTACATTATTCAATGAAAGAGGAGAGTACATATGGAAAAGAATAGTATAAGTATAAATGAAGATGAAAGAGAAATAATGGCTTTTTTAGATGAAGCAGGTAATAAGGTTGAGTTTGAAGGAGTTGCAAGAATATATATAGAAGAAAAGGAATATTTATTACTAGCACCTTTAGAAGAAAAAAACTCAGAAGATGTATATGTATTTAGAGTGGATGAAAAAGATGGAAAACAAGAGCTTAATCTTGTAGAAGATGACAAAGAATTTTTAGCAGTAAAGAAAGAATATAAAAAGTTATTATATTAAAAGGGGATGTAAAAATGAATAATACAGAAATATTAAATATATTAGATGAAAATGCTTTATCTGAAATTGAAGAATTAAGAAATGAAGAAGATCTATTATTAGTAAGATTTTATTTTGATTTTGATGAAGATGTTTTAAATGCAGCAAGGGCATATTCAAATGAAGAAAGTGATTATGAAGCTGAAAGTTTAGAATGGATTAAGGAATACTTTATTCCATATCTTTATGATTATGCAAATGATGAAGTATTATCAATTGTAGAAGAAATAGTAGATGAATTAGATGTATCTGGAGAAATGATGGCTTTCCAAATGGATACTAAAAATGTTAATTACGTTCAATTTATGGCATTGTTTACAAATGGATTAGATGATATTTCAATAGAAGATGTAGTAAAGGATTTCATTTAGTAAATATAAGGATATTATAGAAAAAAATTATATTGCACTATTAAAAAAATGTGTTATAATAAAATCATACTAAATCCTGAGATGTGCGTTATGCTTATAATATTCAACCTACATTATATATACGGGATTTGCGAAATCTTATGAAGATGTCGGACTTCAGAAATTCACTTTTATGTGGCAGAAGATAACAGATTCTGAGTGAGCGAAACCCACCTGCGAGCTGCAGGTATGAATATTTAAGTGGACGGCATGTTGGGAATAGCATATGCATTCAACACCTCATATTTTGGGGTGTTTTTTGTTGTATACAGTTAATTTATAAAAATTAATATGGAATATAGGGATTAAAACCTATAGAGTTTAAATACTCTTTTTAGGCTACCTTTTTAAAGGTTTGTCTAAAAAGAGTATTTTTTATATAATCCACATAAATTTTTTTCTGACAATCTACTATTACCTTATCTAAATCTTGAGAAAGATAAATAATTATAGGATTCGTTGGGGATA from Clostridium chauvoei encodes:
- a CDS encoding DUF1292 domain-containing protein, with protein sequence MEKNSISINEDEREIMAFLDEAGNKVEFEGVARIYIEEKEYLLLAPLEEKNSEDVYVFRVDEKDGKQELNLVEDDKEFLAVKKEYKKLLY